The following proteins are encoded in a genomic region of Oncorhynchus masou masou isolate Uvic2021 chromosome 32, UVic_Omas_1.1, whole genome shotgun sequence:
- the LOC135525815 gene encoding transforming acidic coiled-coil-containing protein 3-like isoform X2: protein MSSTAVNDENRGVCTGRKQSNSETICDIFSFDQPTGRPSILRQSQAENLSNKTIAKGGKVCFQTPRRDPLTKRIVSPTKSLKIESLDDCSKALDTLQFTSPEEVVPFETNGLVDVAKSDFTNVSSYPDDDMQSKGGCQLCFDNLDAINPFQGSTKMVLSPASLSELVETPKAEEQRERNVIEAVSDRNGKALDDTLPFMPSVENSLADFSADMCSTDSRVITMMKDPGVKLSNSGEEETVPSVNLDPDQAVAIISTAEETPLPPKGTCEFDFDNLDSVNPFQMGGSKLQNSPVLGTKLPCNDPEKVEVEEPAVKEMEPAAMLEVVQPVLEAPVQPEMKPNAQKETTKPAEDAVAITSTAEETALPPKGTYEFDFDNLDSVNPFQTGGSKLQNSPVLGRKQPCDDPEKVEVEEPAVKEMEPTAMLEVVQPVLEAPVQPEMKPYAPKETTKPAEDTVAIASTAEETALPPKGTYEFDFDNLDSVNPFQTGGSKLQNSPVLGRKRPCEDPQKVEVEEPAAMLEVVQPVQEAPVQPEMNPIAPLSTAPDETKPAEESIPQPSAAPSKDGAVKLELNFDDDGEVNPPPKKFDKRPVLKPTWKKESKESPEKPLVNTDYEIPLPKVCKVKSSPDAKAPTSVRVAVYPEKVAEPVQQETAPSLFVSIAGYEPDRSAVKGIDNIPQNLTLQMDSSEVQDPSSGKEQEPPTKPGQPSLSTPEPLELCQFEQTPQNDMSEFNEDFVPGTTFMANDFDRQMDYLEQFGSSTFKESALRKQSLYLKFDPLMRESPKKSGVPAGLNNLPRPAPFASRVETQKTGTNEVNGLKSVNPKLLHDLPPVQVVGPRTLVTNSPVLENLVPTFPQPANPDDNIIEVLKYSQQDMNVAIAKIQKQAKENVDEWKSKHDTLSQDNHEMGKIMSAFEATIAQILADKQREMEKAQADITKVLQEKEQLSEDLNAMERSFSDLFKRLDKYKEVIEGYIKNEEMLKKCAQDYLARIKEEEQRYQTLKAHAEQKISLANGEIAEVRSKLKSEVAALQAQLRREQLKAQSLEKSLDQKVKETEELTNLCDELIAKVQKG, encoded by the exons ATGAGTTCTACTGCTGTAAACGATGAGAATCGTGGGGTCTGCACTGGAAGAAAGCAGAGCAATTCAGAGACAATTTGTGACATCTTTTCTTTTGATCAGCCGACTGGGAGGCCCTCCATTCTTCGCCAGTCTCAGGCAGAGAACCTGTCAAACAAAACTATAGCAAAGGGCGGAAAG GTTTGTTTTCAGACTCCAAGAAGAGACCCTCTCACTAAGAGGATAGTATCACCAACAAAGTCCCTTAAGATAGAAAGCCTGGATGACTGTAGTAAAGCCCTGGATACATTGCAGTTTACATCACCCGAAGA GGTGGTACCTTTTGAAACCAATGGGCTTGTTGATGTAGCAAAATCAG ACTTCACAAATGTGTCGTCCTATCCTGATGATGATATGCAGAGTAAAGGAGGTTGTCAGCTGTGTTTTGACAACCTTGATGCCATCAATCCTTTCCAAGGGTCTACTAAAATGGTCCTCTCCCCAGCAAGTCTCAGTGAGCTAGTTGAAACTCCCAAGGCTGAAGAACAGCGTGAACGTAATGTCATTGAAGCAGTTTCTGACAggaatggaaaggcactggatGATACACTCCCGTTCATGCCATCAGTGGAAAATTCTCTTGCTGACTTCTCAGCCGATATGTGCTCAACAGATAGCAGAGTGATTACCATGATGAAGGACCCAGGCGTCAAGTTATCCAACTCTGGTGAGGAAGAAACTGTACCATCAGTTAACCTCGACCCAGATCAAGCTGTGGCTATAATCTCTACAGCCGAGGAGACTCCTCTGCCACCAAAAGGTACATGCGAATTTGATTTTGACAACCTTGATTCAGTCAACCCTTTCCAAATGGGAGGCTCCAAATTGCAGAATTCCCCTGTGCTTGGAACGAAGCTACCATGCAATGACCCTGAAAAGGTGGAAGTTGAAGAGCCTGCAGTAAAGGAAATGGAACCAGCAGCCATGCTTGAGGTGGTTCAGCCTGTCCTAGAAGCACCTGTCCAGCCAGAGATGAAACCTAATGCACAGAAGGAGACTACCAAGCCTGCTGAAGATGCTGTGGCCATCACCTCTACAGCCGAGGAGACTGCTCTGCCACCAAAAGGTACATATGAATTTGATTTTGACAACCTTGATTCAGTCAACCCTTTCCAAACGGGAGGCTCCAAATTGCAGAATTCCCCTGTGCTTGGAAGGAAGCAGCCATGCGATGACCCTGAAAAAGTGGAAGTTGAAGAGCCTGCAGTAAAGGAAATGGAACCAACAGCCATGCTTGAGGTGGTTCAGCCTGTCCTAGAAGCACCTGTCCAGCCAGAGATGAAACCTTATGCACCGAAGGAGACTACCAAGCCAGCTGAAGATACTGTGGCCATCGCCTCTACAGCCGAGGAGACTGCTCTGCCGCCAAAAGGTACATATGAATTTGATTTTGACAACCTTGATTCAGTCAACCCTTTCCAAACGGGAGGCTCCAAATTGCAGAATTCCCCTGTGCTTGGAAGGAAGCGGCCATGCGAAGACCCTCAAAAGGTGGAAGTTGAAGAGCCTGCAGCCATGCTTGAGGTGGTTCAGCCTGTCCAAGAGGCACCTGTCCAGCCAGAGATGAACCCTATTGCACCATTGTCAACTGCTCCCGACGAGACCAAGCCAGCTGAAGAATCCATACCTCAGCCCAGTGCAGCCCCTTCCAAGGATGGTGCAGTGAAACTTGAGTTAAATTTTGATGATGACGGCGAGGTCAACCCTCCCCCCAAAAAGTTTGACAAAAGGCCTGTTTTGAAGCCGACATGGAAAAAGGAATCCAAGGAATCTCCAGAGAAGCCATTGGTCAATACTGATTATGAAATTCCTCTTCCCAAGG TCTGTAAGGTGAAATCCAGTCCAGATGCCAAGGCACCAACCTCAGTCAGGGTGGCTGTCTACCCTGAGAAAGTGGCAGAGCCTGTTCAGCAAGAAACTGCACCATCACTATT TGTTTCTATTGCTGGATATGAACCTGATCGTTCTGCCGTAAAAGGAATT gacaacattccacagaatCTGACGCTTCAGATGGACTCCTCTGAAGTTCAGGATCCTTCCTCTGGAAAAGAGCAGGAACCTCCAACTAAACCTGGCCAACCTTCGCTAAGCACTCCAGAACCCTTGGAACTCTGCCAATTTGAGCAGACCCCACAGAATGACATGTCAGAATTTAATGAGGACTTTGTTCCTGGAACCACAT tcATGGCGAATGACTTTGACAGGCAGATGGACTACCTGGAGCAGTTTGGGTCCAGCACT TTTAAGGAGTCGGCACTGAGAAAACAATCACTGTACCTCAAATTTGACCCACTAATGCGGGAGAGCCCCAAGAAGTCTGGAGTCCCTGCAGGACTCAACAACCTCCCACGACCTGCTCCCTTTGCTTCACG TGTGGAGACCCAGAAGACTGGAACCAATGAGGTGAATGGACTGAAATCTGTCAACCCTAAACTGCTTCATGACCTACCACCT GTTCAAGTCGTTGGTCCTCGGACTCTTGTGACGAATTCCCCTGTTCTTGAGAATCTGGTCCCTACTTTCCCCCAACCAGCCAACCCTGATGATAACATCATAGAGGTGCTGAAATACAGTCAGCAAGACATGAATGTTGCCATTGCCAAGATCCAGAAACAA GCAAAGGAGAATGTGGATGAATGGAAATCGAAGCATGACACGCTATCTCAGGATAATCATGAAATGGG GAAAATCATGTCAGCATTTGAAGCCACAATCGCTCAGATATTGG ctgataaacagagagagatggagaaggccCAGGCTGACATCACTAAAGTCCTGCAGGAGAAGGAACAGTTATCAGAGGACCTGAATGCAATGGAGCGGTCCTTCTCAGATCTCTTCAAAAGACTAGACAAATACAAAGAGGTCATCGAGGGTTACATAAAG AATGAAGAGATGCTGAAGAAATGTGCTCAAGATTACCTGGCTAGGATCAAGGAGGAAGAGCAGCGCTACCAGACCCTGAAAGCCCATGCAGAGCAGAAAATTAGCCT GGCAAATGGAGAGATTGCGGAGGTGCGCTCCAAATTAAAGTCTGAAGTCGCTGCACTTCAGGCCCAGCTGCGCAGGGAGCAGCTGAAGGCCCAGTCACTGGAGAAGAGCCTTGACCAGAAA GTAAAAGAGACTGAAGAACTCACCAATCTTTGCGATGAACTAATAGCTAAAGTCCAGAAGGGCTGA
- the LOC135525815 gene encoding transforming acidic coiled-coil-containing protein 3-like isoform X3, which yields MSSTAVNDENRGVCTGRKQSNSETICDIFSFDQPTGRPSILRQSQAENLSNKTIAKGGKVCFQTPRRDPLTKRIVSPTKSLKIESLDDCSKALDTLQFTSPEEVVPFETNGLVDVAKSGSTKMVLSPASLSELVETPKAEEQRERNVIEAVSDRNGKALDDTLPFMPSVENSLADFSADMCSTDSRVITMMKDPGVKLSNSGEEETVPSVNLDPDQAVAIISTAEETPLPPKGTCEFDFDNLDSVNPFQMGGSKLQNSPVLGTKLPCNDPEKVEVEEPAVKEMEPAAMLEVVQPVLEAPVQPEMKPNAQKETTKPAEDAVAITSTAEETALPPKGTYEFDFDNLDSVNPFQTGGSKLQNSPVLGRKQPCDDPEKVEVEEPAVKEMEPTAMLEVVQPVLEAPVQPEMKPYAPKETTKPAEDTVAIASTAEETALPPKGTYEFDFDNLDSVNPFQTGGSKLQNSPVLGRKRPCEDPQKVEVEEPAAMLEVVQPVQEAPVQPEMNPIAPLSTAPDETKPAEESIPQPSAAPSKDGAVKLELNFDDDGEVNPPPKKFDKRPVLKPTWKKESKESPEKPLVNTDYEIPLPKGKYNFDFDKFDPSVNPFGTNVKMTESTVCKVKSSPDAKAPTSVRVAVYPEKVAEPVQQETAPSLFVSIAGYEPDRSAVKGIDNIPQNLTLQMDSSEVQDPSSGKEQEPPTKPGQPSLSTPEPLELCQFEQTPQNDMSEFNEDFVPGTTFMANDFDRQMDYLEQFGSSTFKESALRKQSLYLKFDPLMRESPKKSGVPAGLNNLPRPAPFASRVETQKTGTNEVNGLKSVNPKLLHDLPPVQVVGPRTLVTNSPVLENLVPTFPQPANPDDNIIEVLKYSQQDMNVAIAKIQKQAKENVDEWKSKHDTLSQDNHEMGKIMSAFEATIAQILADKQREMEKAQADITKVLQEKEQLSEDLNAMERSFSDLFKRLDKYKEVIEGYIKNEEMLKKCAQDYLARIKEEEQRYQTLKAHAEQKISLANGEIAEVRSKLKSEVAALQAQLRREQLKAQSLEKSLDQKVKETEELTNLCDELIAKVQKG from the exons ATGAGTTCTACTGCTGTAAACGATGAGAATCGTGGGGTCTGCACTGGAAGAAAGCAGAGCAATTCAGAGACAATTTGTGACATCTTTTCTTTTGATCAGCCGACTGGGAGGCCCTCCATTCTTCGCCAGTCTCAGGCAGAGAACCTGTCAAACAAAACTATAGCAAAGGGCGGAAAG GTTTGTTTTCAGACTCCAAGAAGAGACCCTCTCACTAAGAGGATAGTATCACCAACAAAGTCCCTTAAGATAGAAAGCCTGGATGACTGTAGTAAAGCCCTGGATACATTGCAGTTTACATCACCCGAAGA GGTGGTACCTTTTGAAACCAATGGGCTTGTTGATGTAGCAAAATCAG GGTCTACTAAAATGGTCCTCTCCCCAGCAAGTCTCAGTGAGCTAGTTGAAACTCCCAAGGCTGAAGAACAGCGTGAACGTAATGTCATTGAAGCAGTTTCTGACAggaatggaaaggcactggatGATACACTCCCGTTCATGCCATCAGTGGAAAATTCTCTTGCTGACTTCTCAGCCGATATGTGCTCAACAGATAGCAGAGTGATTACCATGATGAAGGACCCAGGCGTCAAGTTATCCAACTCTGGTGAGGAAGAAACTGTACCATCAGTTAACCTCGACCCAGATCAAGCTGTGGCTATAATCTCTACAGCCGAGGAGACTCCTCTGCCACCAAAAGGTACATGCGAATTTGATTTTGACAACCTTGATTCAGTCAACCCTTTCCAAATGGGAGGCTCCAAATTGCAGAATTCCCCTGTGCTTGGAACGAAGCTACCATGCAATGACCCTGAAAAGGTGGAAGTTGAAGAGCCTGCAGTAAAGGAAATGGAACCAGCAGCCATGCTTGAGGTGGTTCAGCCTGTCCTAGAAGCACCTGTCCAGCCAGAGATGAAACCTAATGCACAGAAGGAGACTACCAAGCCTGCTGAAGATGCTGTGGCCATCACCTCTACAGCCGAGGAGACTGCTCTGCCACCAAAAGGTACATATGAATTTGATTTTGACAACCTTGATTCAGTCAACCCTTTCCAAACGGGAGGCTCCAAATTGCAGAATTCCCCTGTGCTTGGAAGGAAGCAGCCATGCGATGACCCTGAAAAAGTGGAAGTTGAAGAGCCTGCAGTAAAGGAAATGGAACCAACAGCCATGCTTGAGGTGGTTCAGCCTGTCCTAGAAGCACCTGTCCAGCCAGAGATGAAACCTTATGCACCGAAGGAGACTACCAAGCCAGCTGAAGATACTGTGGCCATCGCCTCTACAGCCGAGGAGACTGCTCTGCCGCCAAAAGGTACATATGAATTTGATTTTGACAACCTTGATTCAGTCAACCCTTTCCAAACGGGAGGCTCCAAATTGCAGAATTCCCCTGTGCTTGGAAGGAAGCGGCCATGCGAAGACCCTCAAAAGGTGGAAGTTGAAGAGCCTGCAGCCATGCTTGAGGTGGTTCAGCCTGTCCAAGAGGCACCTGTCCAGCCAGAGATGAACCCTATTGCACCATTGTCAACTGCTCCCGACGAGACCAAGCCAGCTGAAGAATCCATACCTCAGCCCAGTGCAGCCCCTTCCAAGGATGGTGCAGTGAAACTTGAGTTAAATTTTGATGATGACGGCGAGGTCAACCCTCCCCCCAAAAAGTTTGACAAAAGGCCTGTTTTGAAGCCGACATGGAAAAAGGAATCCAAGGAATCTCCAGAGAAGCCATTGGTCAATACTGATTATGAAATTCCTCTTCCCAAGGGCAAGTACAACTTTGACTTTGATAAATTTGACCCAAGTGTCAATCCATTTGGTACAAATGTAAAAATGACTGAATCTACAGTCTGTAAGGTGAAATCCAGTCCAGATGCCAAGGCACCAACCTCAGTCAGGGTGGCTGTCTACCCTGAGAAAGTGGCAGAGCCTGTTCAGCAAGAAACTGCACCATCACTATT TGTTTCTATTGCTGGATATGAACCTGATCGTTCTGCCGTAAAAGGAATT gacaacattccacagaatCTGACGCTTCAGATGGACTCCTCTGAAGTTCAGGATCCTTCCTCTGGAAAAGAGCAGGAACCTCCAACTAAACCTGGCCAACCTTCGCTAAGCACTCCAGAACCCTTGGAACTCTGCCAATTTGAGCAGACCCCACAGAATGACATGTCAGAATTTAATGAGGACTTTGTTCCTGGAACCACAT tcATGGCGAATGACTTTGACAGGCAGATGGACTACCTGGAGCAGTTTGGGTCCAGCACT TTTAAGGAGTCGGCACTGAGAAAACAATCACTGTACCTCAAATTTGACCCACTAATGCGGGAGAGCCCCAAGAAGTCTGGAGTCCCTGCAGGACTCAACAACCTCCCACGACCTGCTCCCTTTGCTTCACG TGTGGAGACCCAGAAGACTGGAACCAATGAGGTGAATGGACTGAAATCTGTCAACCCTAAACTGCTTCATGACCTACCACCT GTTCAAGTCGTTGGTCCTCGGACTCTTGTGACGAATTCCCCTGTTCTTGAGAATCTGGTCCCTACTTTCCCCCAACCAGCCAACCCTGATGATAACATCATAGAGGTGCTGAAATACAGTCAGCAAGACATGAATGTTGCCATTGCCAAGATCCAGAAACAA GCAAAGGAGAATGTGGATGAATGGAAATCGAAGCATGACACGCTATCTCAGGATAATCATGAAATGGG GAAAATCATGTCAGCATTTGAAGCCACAATCGCTCAGATATTGG ctgataaacagagagagatggagaaggccCAGGCTGACATCACTAAAGTCCTGCAGGAGAAGGAACAGTTATCAGAGGACCTGAATGCAATGGAGCGGTCCTTCTCAGATCTCTTCAAAAGACTAGACAAATACAAAGAGGTCATCGAGGGTTACATAAAG AATGAAGAGATGCTGAAGAAATGTGCTCAAGATTACCTGGCTAGGATCAAGGAGGAAGAGCAGCGCTACCAGACCCTGAAAGCCCATGCAGAGCAGAAAATTAGCCT GGCAAATGGAGAGATTGCGGAGGTGCGCTCCAAATTAAAGTCTGAAGTCGCTGCACTTCAGGCCCAGCTGCGCAGGGAGCAGCTGAAGGCCCAGTCACTGGAGAAGAGCCTTGACCAGAAA GTAAAAGAGACTGAAGAACTCACCAATCTTTGCGATGAACTAATAGCTAAAGTCCAGAAGGGCTGA
- the LOC135525815 gene encoding transforming acidic coiled-coil-containing protein 3-like isoform X1 — protein MSSTAVNDENRGVCTGRKQSNSETICDIFSFDQPTGRPSILRQSQAENLSNKTIAKGGKVCFQTPRRDPLTKRIVSPTKSLKIESLDDCSKALDTLQFTSPEEVVPFETNGLVDVAKSDFTNVSSYPDDDMQSKGGCQLCFDNLDAINPFQGSTKMVLSPASLSELVETPKAEEQRERNVIEAVSDRNGKALDDTLPFMPSVENSLADFSADMCSTDSRVITMMKDPGVKLSNSGEEETVPSVNLDPDQAVAIISTAEETPLPPKGTCEFDFDNLDSVNPFQMGGSKLQNSPVLGTKLPCNDPEKVEVEEPAVKEMEPAAMLEVVQPVLEAPVQPEMKPNAQKETTKPAEDAVAITSTAEETALPPKGTYEFDFDNLDSVNPFQTGGSKLQNSPVLGRKQPCDDPEKVEVEEPAVKEMEPTAMLEVVQPVLEAPVQPEMKPYAPKETTKPAEDTVAIASTAEETALPPKGTYEFDFDNLDSVNPFQTGGSKLQNSPVLGRKRPCEDPQKVEVEEPAAMLEVVQPVQEAPVQPEMNPIAPLSTAPDETKPAEESIPQPSAAPSKDGAVKLELNFDDDGEVNPPPKKFDKRPVLKPTWKKESKESPEKPLVNTDYEIPLPKGKYNFDFDKFDPSVNPFGTNVKMTESTVCKVKSSPDAKAPTSVRVAVYPEKVAEPVQQETAPSLFVSIAGYEPDRSAVKGIDNIPQNLTLQMDSSEVQDPSSGKEQEPPTKPGQPSLSTPEPLELCQFEQTPQNDMSEFNEDFVPGTTFMANDFDRQMDYLEQFGSSTFKESALRKQSLYLKFDPLMRESPKKSGVPAGLNNLPRPAPFASRVETQKTGTNEVNGLKSVNPKLLHDLPPVQVVGPRTLVTNSPVLENLVPTFPQPANPDDNIIEVLKYSQQDMNVAIAKIQKQAKENVDEWKSKHDTLSQDNHEMGKIMSAFEATIAQILADKQREMEKAQADITKVLQEKEQLSEDLNAMERSFSDLFKRLDKYKEVIEGYIKNEEMLKKCAQDYLARIKEEEQRYQTLKAHAEQKISLANGEIAEVRSKLKSEVAALQAQLRREQLKAQSLEKSLDQKVKETEELTNLCDELIAKVQKG, from the exons ATGAGTTCTACTGCTGTAAACGATGAGAATCGTGGGGTCTGCACTGGAAGAAAGCAGAGCAATTCAGAGACAATTTGTGACATCTTTTCTTTTGATCAGCCGACTGGGAGGCCCTCCATTCTTCGCCAGTCTCAGGCAGAGAACCTGTCAAACAAAACTATAGCAAAGGGCGGAAAG GTTTGTTTTCAGACTCCAAGAAGAGACCCTCTCACTAAGAGGATAGTATCACCAACAAAGTCCCTTAAGATAGAAAGCCTGGATGACTGTAGTAAAGCCCTGGATACATTGCAGTTTACATCACCCGAAGA GGTGGTACCTTTTGAAACCAATGGGCTTGTTGATGTAGCAAAATCAG ACTTCACAAATGTGTCGTCCTATCCTGATGATGATATGCAGAGTAAAGGAGGTTGTCAGCTGTGTTTTGACAACCTTGATGCCATCAATCCTTTCCAAGGGTCTACTAAAATGGTCCTCTCCCCAGCAAGTCTCAGTGAGCTAGTTGAAACTCCCAAGGCTGAAGAACAGCGTGAACGTAATGTCATTGAAGCAGTTTCTGACAggaatggaaaggcactggatGATACACTCCCGTTCATGCCATCAGTGGAAAATTCTCTTGCTGACTTCTCAGCCGATATGTGCTCAACAGATAGCAGAGTGATTACCATGATGAAGGACCCAGGCGTCAAGTTATCCAACTCTGGTGAGGAAGAAACTGTACCATCAGTTAACCTCGACCCAGATCAAGCTGTGGCTATAATCTCTACAGCCGAGGAGACTCCTCTGCCACCAAAAGGTACATGCGAATTTGATTTTGACAACCTTGATTCAGTCAACCCTTTCCAAATGGGAGGCTCCAAATTGCAGAATTCCCCTGTGCTTGGAACGAAGCTACCATGCAATGACCCTGAAAAGGTGGAAGTTGAAGAGCCTGCAGTAAAGGAAATGGAACCAGCAGCCATGCTTGAGGTGGTTCAGCCTGTCCTAGAAGCACCTGTCCAGCCAGAGATGAAACCTAATGCACAGAAGGAGACTACCAAGCCTGCTGAAGATGCTGTGGCCATCACCTCTACAGCCGAGGAGACTGCTCTGCCACCAAAAGGTACATATGAATTTGATTTTGACAACCTTGATTCAGTCAACCCTTTCCAAACGGGAGGCTCCAAATTGCAGAATTCCCCTGTGCTTGGAAGGAAGCAGCCATGCGATGACCCTGAAAAAGTGGAAGTTGAAGAGCCTGCAGTAAAGGAAATGGAACCAACAGCCATGCTTGAGGTGGTTCAGCCTGTCCTAGAAGCACCTGTCCAGCCAGAGATGAAACCTTATGCACCGAAGGAGACTACCAAGCCAGCTGAAGATACTGTGGCCATCGCCTCTACAGCCGAGGAGACTGCTCTGCCGCCAAAAGGTACATATGAATTTGATTTTGACAACCTTGATTCAGTCAACCCTTTCCAAACGGGAGGCTCCAAATTGCAGAATTCCCCTGTGCTTGGAAGGAAGCGGCCATGCGAAGACCCTCAAAAGGTGGAAGTTGAAGAGCCTGCAGCCATGCTTGAGGTGGTTCAGCCTGTCCAAGAGGCACCTGTCCAGCCAGAGATGAACCCTATTGCACCATTGTCAACTGCTCCCGACGAGACCAAGCCAGCTGAAGAATCCATACCTCAGCCCAGTGCAGCCCCTTCCAAGGATGGTGCAGTGAAACTTGAGTTAAATTTTGATGATGACGGCGAGGTCAACCCTCCCCCCAAAAAGTTTGACAAAAGGCCTGTTTTGAAGCCGACATGGAAAAAGGAATCCAAGGAATCTCCAGAGAAGCCATTGGTCAATACTGATTATGAAATTCCTCTTCCCAAGGGCAAGTACAACTTTGACTTTGATAAATTTGACCCAAGTGTCAATCCATTTGGTACAAATGTAAAAATGACTGAATCTACAGTCTGTAAGGTGAAATCCAGTCCAGATGCCAAGGCACCAACCTCAGTCAGGGTGGCTGTCTACCCTGAGAAAGTGGCAGAGCCTGTTCAGCAAGAAACTGCACCATCACTATT TGTTTCTATTGCTGGATATGAACCTGATCGTTCTGCCGTAAAAGGAATT gacaacattccacagaatCTGACGCTTCAGATGGACTCCTCTGAAGTTCAGGATCCTTCCTCTGGAAAAGAGCAGGAACCTCCAACTAAACCTGGCCAACCTTCGCTAAGCACTCCAGAACCCTTGGAACTCTGCCAATTTGAGCAGACCCCACAGAATGACATGTCAGAATTTAATGAGGACTTTGTTCCTGGAACCACAT tcATGGCGAATGACTTTGACAGGCAGATGGACTACCTGGAGCAGTTTGGGTCCAGCACT TTTAAGGAGTCGGCACTGAGAAAACAATCACTGTACCTCAAATTTGACCCACTAATGCGGGAGAGCCCCAAGAAGTCTGGAGTCCCTGCAGGACTCAACAACCTCCCACGACCTGCTCCCTTTGCTTCACG TGTGGAGACCCAGAAGACTGGAACCAATGAGGTGAATGGACTGAAATCTGTCAACCCTAAACTGCTTCATGACCTACCACCT GTTCAAGTCGTTGGTCCTCGGACTCTTGTGACGAATTCCCCTGTTCTTGAGAATCTGGTCCCTACTTTCCCCCAACCAGCCAACCCTGATGATAACATCATAGAGGTGCTGAAATACAGTCAGCAAGACATGAATGTTGCCATTGCCAAGATCCAGAAACAA GCAAAGGAGAATGTGGATGAATGGAAATCGAAGCATGACACGCTATCTCAGGATAATCATGAAATGGG GAAAATCATGTCAGCATTTGAAGCCACAATCGCTCAGATATTGG ctgataaacagagagagatggagaaggccCAGGCTGACATCACTAAAGTCCTGCAGGAGAAGGAACAGTTATCAGAGGACCTGAATGCAATGGAGCGGTCCTTCTCAGATCTCTTCAAAAGACTAGACAAATACAAAGAGGTCATCGAGGGTTACATAAAG AATGAAGAGATGCTGAAGAAATGTGCTCAAGATTACCTGGCTAGGATCAAGGAGGAAGAGCAGCGCTACCAGACCCTGAAAGCCCATGCAGAGCAGAAAATTAGCCT GGCAAATGGAGAGATTGCGGAGGTGCGCTCCAAATTAAAGTCTGAAGTCGCTGCACTTCAGGCCCAGCTGCGCAGGGAGCAGCTGAAGGCCCAGTCACTGGAGAAGAGCCTTGACCAGAAA GTAAAAGAGACTGAAGAACTCACCAATCTTTGCGATGAACTAATAGCTAAAGTCCAGAAGGGCTGA